In one Lachnospiraceae bacterium GAM79 genomic region, the following are encoded:
- a CDS encoding transglutaminase family protein, with the protein MKLIQRNRDAAYLQYDKYVDFDNPMVMEKAMDLTKNCRSVYEKIETIYYFVRDEIDHTWDAKDSTITISASDVLEKKTGISYSKANLLAALMRANGIYTGFCYQRIKRFTYDNKLALHALNAVFEPDVKKWIRLDARGNNYQFQADFSINERNLGYEIRPELGEFEFDDLIAVPLPSTMAVLEKSTNAIKMYYNDLPDYND; encoded by the coding sequence ATGAAGCTAATACAGAGAAATAGGGATGCAGCATATCTACAGTATGATAAATATGTCGATTTCGACAATCCCATGGTTATGGAGAAGGCTATGGATCTTACCAAAAACTGCAGATCTGTTTACGAAAAAATAGAAACCATATATTATTTTGTCAGAGATGAAATTGATCACACCTGGGACGCCAAAGATTCCACGATCACGATCTCTGCATCAGATGTTCTGGAAAAGAAAACCGGTATCAGCTATTCAAAGGCAAATCTGTTAGCCGCACTGATGCGTGCAAATGGTATTTACACCGGATTCTGCTACCAGAGGATCAAACGATTCACATATGATAACAAGCTGGCACTTCATGCACTGAATGCAGTATTTGAACCGGATGTCAAGAAATGGATCCGCTTGGACGCCAGAGGGAACAATTACCAGTTTCAAGCTGATTTCTCGATCAACGAACGAAATCTTGGATATGAGATCCGACCGGAGCTTGGTGAATTTGAATTCGACGATCTGATCGCGGTTCCTCTTCCATCGACAATGGCAGTTCTGGAAAAGAGCACAAATGCGATCAAAATGTACTATAACGATCTGCCGGACTACAACGATTAA
- the upp gene encoding uracil phosphoribosyltransferase: MSNVTIMNHPLIKHKISMLRNENTGTNEFRTLVEEIAMLMGYEALRDLPTEDVEIKTPIETCKSPMIAGKKMAVVPILRAGLGMVSGILALVPSAKVGHIGLYRDPKTHEPHEYYCKLPDPIEQRTILVVDPMLATGGSGSEAVSFIKQHGGKNIKFMCIIAAPEGLERLQKDHPDIQIYVGQLDRCLNENAYICPGLGDAGDRIFGTK; encoded by the coding sequence ATGAGTAATGTCACAATTATGAATCATCCTTTGATCAAACACAAAATATCAATGTTAAGAAACGAGAACACCGGAACAAATGAATTCCGTACACTTGTAGAAGAAATCGCTATGCTTATGGGCTACGAAGCACTTCGTGATCTGCCTACAGAAGATGTAGAGATCAAGACTCCGATCGAAACCTGCAAATCTCCTATGATCGCAGGCAAAAAGATGGCAGTTGTACCGATCCTCCGTGCCGGTCTTGGCATGGTAAGCGGCATCCTTGCTCTGGTTCCATCAGCAAAGGTTGGACACATTGGGCTCTACAGAGACCCGAAGACACACGAGCCGCATGAGTATTACTGTAAACTGCCGGATCCGATCGAGCAGAGAACAATCCTTGTTGTTGATCCAATGTTAGCAACCGGCGGTTCCGGTTCCGAAGCTGTTTCATTTATCAAACAGCACGGCGGCAAGAATATCAAATTCATGTGTATCATCGCTGCTCCTGAAGGTCTGGAAAGACTTCAAAAGGATCACCCGGACATCCAGATCTATGTTGGTCAGCTTGACAGATGCTTAAATGAAAATGCTTACATCTGCCCGGGTCTCGGTGATGCCGGCGACAGAATTTTCGGAACAAAATAA